The DNA region AGTTTGCCTCTGTGATCCGAGCGACACGTGCCCTGACCGTAACCGCAGTTGCTTTGGCGGGTTTGACACTGACGCCCTCATACTCCGGGGCGCAGACCAGCGCAGAGGCGATCTCGGCAATCACCACGGCAGAGTTTCAGCGCCGCCTGGAGGTGTGCCTTGGCAGTGAGGATTGGTTGCGCGAGGCGTGTCTTGAGGCATTGCAGTCAGTAGACCTCGACACCCCCAGCACGAACATCCCCAGCACGGACACCGCGGTGGCAGAACCCGCGCTAGATGGCGCTGTGGACGAGTTGCACCTGGTTGGCATCTATGAGCCGCGCGATGTGCGCGTCGAGGGCCAGCCTGTCCGCCGAGGCGAGGTGGCCGTTGCGGTCGACCGGCCCGGCCAGTCCGTGGCCCTTGTGCTTCAGTCCTACGATCCGGTGCAATGGGCGATCACGGCCAGCGCCGACACGCATGTCGCGCGCATTATCATCGGCGGGCATGGCTCGGCCCGCTCGGACGTGTCGCTGAACGGGCAACAAGCCATGTTCGAGCGCGCAGTCCTACCCGTGGCTTTCGAGATGGAAGGCCCCAGTTTTCAGTCCTTCCACGAGGCGGCCTACACGCTTGTCGAGATGTCCAATGCCGATAGCTTCCACGGCGCATACACTGCACCCGCGGCGGGCTTCACCATAGCTCGTGCGCCGGGCATCAGCACCCGTGCAGAGGCCCAAACCGCGCTTTTGCAAAGCGCACGGGACCGCGCAACCCTTAGCCCGGCCTTGCAGAACGTCCTGTCCGGCGTGGCACCCATTGCCGCCGCCGATTGGCGATTTACCACTGATGGGTTCGTTGGCGTCAACACGGATAGAGTTGCCGTCAGCTATGATATTCCGCTGGAGGTACCGGATATCAGCTGGCCCATGGGGGTCGCGCACGACCCAGAAGGCCAAATGCTATGGGGCGTAACCTTGGGCGGCGAGGGCTACCTTTATGAATACGACATCGCGCGCGATAGCTGGCTGGTCTGGAGTATGAATCGCTATGACGCAGGCGGGTTGATCTTCGATGCTGCCAGCAATCGCCTGATTGCAACGCCCGACGCCCATGGCGGGCGCGGATACATGGTGATAGACCGGCGCGCCAACGTGGTGGCCTCCGTCAACGTACCGCTGTCGGCCTACCCGGGCCTGCGCAACACGTTCGACGCAGGCAACGGCCCGGCACCCTCCCTTGTGCCTTTGGCCATCGATGGCACGCAGCTTTTGGTTCGGCCCAGTTTCCGGCGCATAGGCGCCCCATCCGGGGACGCCGCTTTGACGTATCTGGTGGATTTGTCTGACGGATCGGTTGAGCTGATCCGCTAGGGCCACATCTGCGACGGCATTGCCAAAGCTTGCAACGCCACTTGCGCCCCGGTTTCGACCCCGGCACGTTACGTGGCGGAGGAGCCCATGCGATTTCTGTTGGTCGAAGATAATGCGGAACTAGCGGATTCAGTCGTGCAGCGGCTGGGGCTGGACGGCCACGCCGTCGACCACGCAGGCACGCTGGCCGAGGCGGAGGATTGCCTGGCCGTCGCCGAATACGACCTGATCCTGCTGGACGTGATGCTGCCCGACGGCGACGGGCGCGACAGGCTGGCCACCTGGCGGGGGCGCTTGGAGACGCCGGTGATCGTGCTGACCGCGCGCAGCCAGATCAGTGACCGGGTGGGCGCGCTGGATCAGGGCGCCGATGACTACCTGACCAAGCCGTTTGATTTCAGCGAGTTGGAGGCGCGGTGCCGCGCGGTCCTGCGCCGTCGCGGCGGCGCTGCGAAGAATGAGGTTACTCTTGGCGACGCAGTCTTTGACCCCACCGCAGGGACCCTGCGCGCGGGCGAACAGGTCGTGGACCTGCGCAACCGGGAGATCCGGCTGTTGGAGGTCTTCGCGCGCAACCCCGGCCATATCCTGTCCAAATCCCAGCTGATGGATCGGCTGTTTTCCCATGACGCAGACGTCACCGAGAATGCGATTGAGGTCTATGTCGGGCGTTTGCGGCGCAAGCTGGACGAGGTCGGCGTGAAGATCGAAACGGTGCGCGGGGCGGGCTACCGGATCAGCCGATGAGCGTTCAACCGGGCTGGCCCATCGCGCGGAAACTAACGATGTTTCTGGCAGGGATCGTGGCGCTTCTGGCGTTGGTCAGCTGGGGGATGGTGACGTCGTTCGCACGGGAAGCGGCGGGGCGGACGCAGGACAACGTTCTTGCGGCCTCGGCCACATCTATCGCCGAAACGCTACGGTCGGAGGGGGGAGAGGTGCGGCTGGAACTGCCCTATGCGGCCTTCTCCATGCTCGGCGCGATCAGCGAGGACAGGGTGTTCTACCGCGTGGCGACGGGCGATGAGGTGCTGACCGGCTACGCGGATCTGGACGGGCCGGACGTGGCCCCGGGAGAGGTCCGGTTTGCGACGCTCAGCTACCGCGACGCCCCGGTACGTGTCGTCTCTGTCATGCGGGTGATCTTGTCCGACGGGGAAGCGGTGCCCATCACGGTCACGCTGGCGCAAACCCGTGACGGCGTGCAGGGGATCGCGGCGGGGCTGTCGCGGCAGGCGGCGGTTCTGTCAGTCGTCGTGTTCCTGCTGGCCGTGGGCCTGTCGGCCTATGCGGTCCGGCGGTCCCTGCAACCGCTCAACACCATGGCCCAGAACGTGGCCACGCGCGGGCCATCCGACCTGCGGCCCTTGCGGCGGCGTGGCCCGCCGGAGCTGATGCCGCTGGTGGGTGCGTTGAACCGGCTGATGGAGCGCCTGGGCGGGTCGATCAAACGGTCCGAAGATTTCATCGCCGAGGCCGCCCACAGAGTGCGCACACCGCTGGCCATCGTGCGCACGCAGGCCGAGATTGCCCTGCATTCGGTGGAGGAGGAGGCGCAGAAGCAGACGCTGCGCCGGGTGATCCGGGCGGTGGACGATTCCTCCCGCTCCGCCTCGCAGCTTTTGGACCACGCCATGGTGTCCTTCCGGGCCGATGATCTGACGCGCGAACGGGTGGATCTGGCGGGGTTGGCCCAAGGGGTGGCCGATGCACTGCGACCCACGGCAGAGATGAAGGACATCGACATCGCGATGGATCTGGACCGCGCGGCAGTCGAAGGCGACGCGATCCTGCTGCAGAACGCCCTGCGCAACGTGTTGGACAACGCCATCAAATATTCGCCTGCCGAGACGGTCGTGCACGTCGATGTGGCGGCACAGGACGGCGAGGCGCTGGTACGGGTGAGCGACCAGGGCGCGGGCTTCGGGGACGGCCCGGCCGCACATCTGGCAGAGCGGTTCACGCGCGGGGACAAGGTGGAGGGGATCGTCGGATCGGGCCTTGGCCTGACCATCGCGGACGAGGCGCTGCGCGCCCATGGCGGGCGGCTCGAACTGGGGTGTTCAGACGAAGGGAGCGGGGCATGTGTGCGGCTGATATTGCCTGCGGCCTGAGGCGCGCCTTCGGCGCTGTTCTGTTAGCCGCCTTCGGCGCGCTCCTCCTCGCTCCGCTCCTCGCAGCGGCGGTGAACGCGCAGGACTACGAGATTGAGGATCGCCGGGAGTATCCCGGGACGGGCGCGGCTTTGCTGCGGGTGATCTCCACCGCTGATCTGGATGTGTTCGAGCCGTTTTTGCTGCGTTTTCAAGAGGGCAACCCGGAGGTAGGCATTGATTACATCGCCGTCTCCTCGGCCGAGCTGAACCGTGCGATCCGGGGCGGGGCGGCGTTTGATCTGGCGCTGTCGTCGGCCATGGATCTGCAATTCACGCTGGCCAATGACGGCTACGCCCAAAGCTATGCCAGCAGCGTCACGGCGGGCCTGCCCGATTGGGCGCGGTGGAACGACCAGCTATTCGCCTTCACCGCAGAACCCGCGGTAATCGTCATCAACGAGGCGCGATTTGAGGGCTTGCCCCTGCCCCGCACCCGCGCGGAACTGGTGACGCTTCTGCGCGACAACGCGGACCGGTTCGCGGGCCGGTTGGGGACCTATGATTTGCGCGCCTCGGGCCTTGGGTATCTGTTCGCAACCCAGGAGGCGCGGTCGTCCGACGCCTATTGGCGGTTGACGGAGGTGATGGGGCGGCTGGATGCGCAGCTTTACTGCTGCTCCAGCCAGATGATCGACGCGGTGGCCAGCGGGGAGTTGGCGCTGGCCTACAACGTCCTGGGCTCCTATGCGGCGCAGCGGCTGAACACGGACGCGGGCCTTGCGGTGCTGCCGT from Jannaschia sp. CCS1 includes:
- a CDS encoding ABC transporter substrate-binding protein, which codes for MCAADIACGLRRAFGAVLLAAFGALLLAPLLAAAVNAQDYEIEDRREYPGTGAALLRVISTADLDVFEPFLLRFQEGNPEVGIDYIAVSSAELNRAIRGGAAFDLALSSAMDLQFTLANDGYAQSYASSVTAGLPDWARWNDQLFAFTAEPAVIVINEARFEGLPLPRTRAELVTLLRDNADRFAGRLGTYDLRASGLGYLFATQEARSSDAYWRLTEVMGRLDAQLYCCSSQMIDAVASGELALAYNVLGSYAAQRLNTDAGLAVLPFEDFANVMLRTALIPATATEVDAAGAMLDALLREGMGEGSAAPVLPPLQSRDDAEGSPFGPIRLGPALMVYLDRLNRESFLAAWDAAMEQ
- a CDS encoding sensor histidine kinase — translated: MSVQPGWPIARKLTMFLAGIVALLALVSWGMVTSFAREAAGRTQDNVLAASATSIAETLRSEGGEVRLELPYAAFSMLGAISEDRVFYRVATGDEVLTGYADLDGPDVAPGEVRFATLSYRDAPVRVVSVMRVILSDGEAVPITVTLAQTRDGVQGIAAGLSRQAAVLSVVVFLLAVGLSAYAVRRSLQPLNTMAQNVATRGPSDLRPLRRRGPPELMPLVGALNRLMERLGGSIKRSEDFIAEAAHRVRTPLAIVRTQAEIALHSVEEEAQKQTLRRVIRAVDDSSRSASQLLDHAMVSFRADDLTRERVDLAGLAQGVADALRPTAEMKDIDIAMDLDRAAVEGDAILLQNALRNVLDNAIKYSPAETVVHVDVAAQDGEALVRVSDQGAGFGDGPAAHLAERFTRGDKVEGIVGSGLGLTIADEALRAHGGRLELGCSDEGSGACVRLILPAA
- a CDS encoding response regulator transcription factor, which codes for MRFLLVEDNAELADSVVQRLGLDGHAVDHAGTLAEAEDCLAVAEYDLILLDVMLPDGDGRDRLATWRGRLETPVIVLTARSQISDRVGALDQGADDYLTKPFDFSELEARCRAVLRRRGGAAKNEVTLGDAVFDPTAGTLRAGEQVVDLRNREIRLLEVFARNPGHILSKSQLMDRLFSHDADVTENAIEVYVGRLRRKLDEVGVKIETVRGAGYRISR